From the Paludisphaera mucosa genome, one window contains:
- a CDS encoding DUF1592 domain-containing protein, which translates to MIRSMGISRRLAALAISLAPASSTVLADPPEVSKDAPPEPVRNLFEKFCLSCHQGEKSEGGLDLVKLMAKGSPAASRKPWNRVKENVSGGVMPPEDNPQPSEGDVALLASWVDEEIKKIDCGATVDPGRVTIRRLNRVEYDNTIRDLTGVDFQPADDFPSDDVGYGFDNIGDVLSLPPILMEKYLAAAETIASRAIVAGAAGRPPIKTFEGVELEAAGGSTHNDDGRILSTDGEIAVAHAFPRDATYTVRVQAYGQQAGDEPARMMIKLDGKPLRSYDVTAIEGTAGTYEIQEKLPAGPARIAAAFVNDFWDPNHPEPAKRDRNLVVQAIEIEGPLNARGDEPPLSQKLIIFQTPTKPVEIGDCTVAVLERFLRRAYRRPVTGGEVAKLVRLAELARENGESYERGIQLAVQAVLASPQFLFRVELYRPKRDRKGKVIDEPGGVRLNDYEIASRLSYFLWNSMPDDELFQLASEGRLHEEAVLEAQVQRLIRDPKSDAFVESFAGQWLQLRNLKTVNPDRGQFPTFDEPLRDAMQQESERFFASLLRDDGSLLDFIDCDYSFLNERLAAHYGVPGVKGPEFRKVTLGPGGRGGLITQASVLTVTSNPSRTSPVKRGKWVLEQILGSPPPPPPPDVPQLADDSKGPLVGTLRQRMEQHRANPSCTSCHARLDPPGFGLENYNAIGAWRDMDGDLPIDAAARLPTGESFRGPAELKAILKTRKAEFVRCLGEKMLTYALGRGLEEPDVCAVEKIVKNVSDGQYRLSRMVLEIVKSDPFLKRKG; encoded by the coding sequence ATGATTCGATCGATGGGGATCTCGCGCAGACTGGCCGCCCTCGCGATCTCGCTTGCACCCGCCTCGTCCACTGTCCTCGCCGATCCGCCCGAAGTCTCCAAGGACGCTCCCCCCGAGCCCGTCCGCAATCTCTTCGAGAAGTTCTGCCTGTCGTGCCATCAGGGCGAGAAGTCCGAGGGCGGGCTGGATCTCGTAAAGCTCATGGCCAAGGGCTCGCCCGCGGCGAGTCGCAAGCCCTGGAATCGCGTCAAGGAGAACGTCTCGGGAGGCGTCATGCCGCCCGAGGACAACCCCCAGCCGAGCGAGGGGGACGTCGCCTTGCTGGCCTCCTGGGTCGACGAGGAGATCAAGAAGATCGACTGCGGCGCGACCGTCGATCCGGGGCGGGTGACGATCCGCCGGCTTAATCGAGTCGAGTACGACAACACGATCCGCGACCTGACAGGCGTCGACTTCCAGCCGGCCGACGACTTCCCTTCGGACGACGTCGGCTACGGGTTCGACAACATCGGCGACGTCCTGAGCCTGCCGCCGATCCTGATGGAGAAATACCTGGCGGCGGCCGAGACCATCGCCAGCCGCGCGATCGTCGCCGGCGCCGCGGGACGGCCCCCGATCAAGACCTTCGAGGGCGTCGAGCTGGAGGCCGCCGGCGGGTCGACCCACAACGACGACGGCCGGATCCTGAGCACCGACGGCGAGATCGCCGTCGCCCACGCGTTCCCGCGCGACGCGACCTACACGGTCCGCGTCCAGGCCTACGGCCAGCAGGCGGGCGACGAGCCGGCCCGGATGATGATCAAGCTCGACGGAAAGCCGCTCCGGAGCTATGACGTGACCGCCATCGAAGGGACGGCCGGGACTTACGAGATCCAAGAGAAGCTGCCGGCGGGCCCGGCGCGGATCGCCGCGGCCTTCGTCAACGACTTCTGGGATCCCAACCATCCCGAACCCGCGAAACGCGACCGCAACCTCGTGGTCCAGGCGATCGAGATCGAAGGCCCGCTGAACGCCCGGGGCGACGAACCGCCGCTCAGCCAGAAGCTGATCATCTTTCAGACGCCTACGAAGCCCGTGGAGATCGGCGACTGCACCGTCGCGGTCCTGGAACGCTTCCTCCGCCGCGCCTACCGCCGCCCGGTGACCGGCGGCGAGGTCGCCAAGCTGGTCCGCCTGGCGGAACTGGCCCGGGAGAACGGCGAGAGCTACGAGCGCGGGATCCAGCTCGCCGTCCAGGCGGTGCTGGCGTCGCCGCAGTTTCTTTTTCGCGTCGAGCTCTATCGGCCCAAGCGCGACAGGAAGGGGAAAGTGATCGACGAACCCGGCGGCGTCCGGCTGAACGATTACGAGATCGCCTCGCGACTCTCCTACTTCCTGTGGAACAGCATGCCCGACGACGAGCTGTTCCAGCTCGCCTCGGAAGGCAGGCTCCACGAGGAGGCCGTCCTGGAGGCGCAGGTCCAGCGGCTGATCCGCGATCCCAAATCGGACGCCTTCGTCGAGAGCTTCGCCGGCCAGTGGCTCCAGCTTCGGAACCTCAAGACGGTCAACCCGGACCGGGGCCAGTTCCCGACGTTCGACGAGCCGCTCCGCGATGCGATGCAGCAGGAGAGCGAACGGTTCTTCGCCTCGCTCCTGCGCGACGACGGCAGCCTGCTCGACTTCATCGATTGCGATTACTCGTTCCTCAACGAGCGACTCGCGGCCCACTACGGCGTCCCCGGCGTCAAGGGGCCGGAGTTCCGCAAGGTGACGCTCGGCCCCGGCGGGCGCGGCGGGCTGATCACGCAGGCGAGCGTCTTGACGGTGACGTCGAACCCGTCGCGGACCTCGCCGGTGAAGCGTGGGAAGTGGGTGCTGGAGCAGATCCTCGGCAGCCCGCCGCCGCCGCCTCCGCCCGACGTCCCCCAGCTCGCCGACGACTCCAAGGGGCCGCTCGTGGGGACCCTCCGTCAGCGTATGGAGCAGCACCGCGCCAACCCGAGCTGCACGTCTTGCCATGCCCGGTTGGACCCGCCGGGCTTCGGCCTGGAAAACTACAACGCCATCGGCGCCTGGCGCGACATGGACGGCGACCTGCCGATCGACGCCGCGGCCAGGCTGCCGACGGGCGAATCGTTTCGAGGTCCGGCCGAGCTTAAGGCGATCC
- a CDS encoding MBL fold metallo-hydrolase has product MPERRYLFPNVIEMNYQARRRMGVNVYLIDGGDEYVLIDVGFLEDTVDVLQLIRELGYSFSACKMILATHADVDHTQGLARARDVLRCPIAAHPRSVAAIESGDELFTFARIDAQGISIPMPKCKVDVEIDEGSKIQVGDRTLEVWSTPGHAAGQLAFRLDDLLFSGDNIFRDGCVGAIDAHHGSNIPDYIASLKRIRDSHAEFLLPSHGPIFRKDEALLNATIARLEGYSHMSDFGTCAVDWPLMDAWEDELSRPNIEF; this is encoded by the coding sequence ATGCCCGAGCGTCGCTACCTGTTCCCCAACGTCATCGAGATGAACTATCAGGCCCGTCGCAGGATGGGCGTGAACGTCTACCTCATCGACGGGGGCGACGAATACGTCCTCATCGACGTCGGCTTCCTGGAGGATACGGTCGACGTCCTCCAGCTCATCCGGGAGCTGGGTTACAGCTTCTCGGCGTGCAAGATGATCCTCGCCACCCACGCCGACGTCGACCACACCCAGGGCCTGGCCCGCGCCCGCGACGTACTCCGGTGCCCCATCGCCGCCCACCCCCGCAGCGTCGCGGCGATCGAGTCGGGCGACGAGCTGTTCACCTTCGCCCGCATCGACGCCCAGGGGATCAGCATCCCCATGCCGAAATGCAAGGTCGACGTCGAGATCGACGAAGGGTCGAAGATCCAGGTCGGCGACCGGACCCTCGAGGTCTGGAGCACCCCCGGCCACGCGGCGGGCCAGCTCGCCTTCCGCCTGGACGACCTGCTCTTCTCGGGCGACAACATCTTCCGCGACGGCTGCGTCGGAGCCATCGACGCCCACCACGGGTCGAACATCCCCGACTACATCGCCAGCCTGAAACGGATCCGCGACTCGCACGCCGAGTTCCTGCTGCCCTCGCACGGCCCCATCTTCCGCAAGGATGAAGCCCTCCTCAACGCAACCATCGCCCGCCTCGAGGGTTACTCGCACATGTCCGATTTCGGCACCTGCGCGGTCGATTGGCCGCTGATGGACGCGTGGGAGGATGAGTTGAGCCGCCCTAACATCGAGTTCTGA
- a CDS encoding glutamate synthase, with product MSLDRGGESAAADSPISVPELRDYHQINAEVVRRLNRGADRVRLEGPAGHRLLLAGLTGPWRAEIEIAGDAGPELAAGLDAPGLRIVCRGASADGAGGGLRQGVLLLLGPSGTALGYRQAGGLLIAADVVGPRAGLGMLGGAMVLRGSVGPLAGERQSGGRLFLPSSEVGPHSGWNSRGGWRFADEVDPIDHAGKRILKHALELLDRHASRPAAGA from the coding sequence GTGAGCCTGGATCGGGGCGGGGAGTCGGCCGCGGCGGACTCCCCGATCTCGGTCCCCGAGCTTCGCGACTACCATCAGATCAACGCCGAAGTAGTCCGCCGCCTCAATCGAGGGGCCGATCGCGTACGTCTCGAAGGGCCCGCCGGGCATCGCTTGCTCCTGGCCGGGCTGACGGGCCCCTGGCGAGCCGAGATCGAGATCGCCGGCGACGCCGGGCCCGAACTGGCGGCGGGCCTGGACGCCCCGGGCCTGAGGATCGTGTGTCGGGGGGCTTCGGCCGACGGCGCCGGCGGCGGCCTTCGGCAGGGCGTGTTGCTCCTGCTCGGCCCTTCGGGAACGGCCCTGGGTTACCGTCAGGCCGGTGGCCTGCTGATCGCCGCGGACGTGGTCGGGCCCCGCGCGGGCCTGGGGATGCTCGGCGGCGCGATGGTCCTCCGGGGAAGCGTCGGTCCCCTGGCCGGCGAACGCCAGTCGGGCGGCCGACTCTTCCTGCCGTCGTCCGAAGTCGGCCCGCACTCGGGCTGGAACTCCCGAGGAGGCTGGCGTTTCGCCGACGAAGTCGATCCGATCGATCACGCCGGCAAGCGGATCCTGAAGCACGCCCTCGAGCTGCTCGATCGGCACGCGAGCCGTCCGGCGGCGGGGGCTTGA
- the corA gene encoding magnesium/cobalt transporter CorA, whose translation MKTVPVASDRPDVDSSNCAVRILYRDGAGEMHLKWPVDRLAEAIGDERGTVWVDMEDQPGEPDPLAEYLLREVFHFHPLAVEDALRESHIPKIDDWDGYLYLVFHSSRIDPKTDDLYLQELDVFLGPNYLVTYHEEPLEFLTEARRAIERDPRDRMQHGADHLLFRFLDRSVDQSLAAIEVLDERIDAVQDAVMADLGPANLHQIFRIKRSAIQLQKTFGPQRDVLNKLSRDPYNVVREEHRVYFRDVYDHIVRIHDISESLRDLIAGTLDTYLSVTSNRTNEIMKTLTMVTVMFMPMSFLTGFFGMNFFGDTLAFETPLPKYALFFGTVAIMGLSPVVMLVLARRRRWF comes from the coding sequence ATGAAGACCGTCCCCGTCGCATCCGACCGCCCGGACGTCGATTCCTCGAACTGCGCGGTTCGCATCCTCTATCGCGACGGCGCGGGGGAAATGCACCTGAAGTGGCCCGTCGATCGCCTGGCTGAGGCGATCGGCGACGAAAGGGGCACCGTCTGGGTCGACATGGAAGACCAGCCGGGCGAGCCCGACCCGCTCGCCGAATACCTGCTCCGGGAGGTCTTCCATTTCCACCCCCTGGCGGTCGAGGACGCCCTCCGCGAGTCGCACATCCCCAAGATCGACGACTGGGACGGCTACCTCTATCTGGTCTTCCACTCCAGCCGCATCGACCCGAAGACCGACGACCTGTACCTCCAGGAGTTGGACGTCTTCCTCGGGCCGAATTACCTGGTGACCTATCATGAGGAACCGCTCGAGTTCCTCACGGAGGCCCGCCGCGCGATCGAGCGCGACCCGCGCGACCGCATGCAGCACGGTGCGGACCACTTGCTCTTCCGTTTCCTTGATCGCTCGGTCGACCAGTCGCTCGCGGCGATCGAGGTCCTTGACGAGCGGATCGACGCGGTGCAAGACGCCGTGATGGCGGACCTCGGGCCGGCGAACCTGCACCAGATTTTTCGGATCAAGCGGTCGGCGATCCAGCTCCAGAAGACCTTCGGCCCCCAGCGCGACGTCCTGAACAAGCTGTCCCGCGACCCCTACAACGTCGTGAGGGAAGAGCACCGCGTCTACTTCCGCGACGTCTACGACCACATCGTCCGCATCCACGACATCTCGGAGAGCCTCCGCGACCTCATCGCCGGCACGCTCGACACCTATCTCTCGGTGACGTCGAACCGCACCAACGAGATCATGAAGACGCTGACGATGGTCACGGTCATGTTCATGCCCATGTCGTTCCTCACGGGCTTCTTCGGCATGAATTTCTTCGGCGACACCCTCGCCTTCGAAACCCCCCTCCCCAAATACGCCCTCTTCTTCGGAACGGTCGCCATCATGGGGCTCTCGCCCGTGGTGATGCTCGTCCTGGCGCGGCGCCGGCGGTGGTTCTGA
- the recJ gene encoding single-stranded-DNA-specific exonuclease RecJ, protein MSTRWRVQPFDRDQIAALSRGAGIPPLVAQVLINRGVRDPERARAFLESRLNGLNDPESLPGAVAAADRVVKAVREDRSIVIYGDYDVDGVCGVSVLWAALKLAGSKRVDYYIPHRVQEGYGVNAEALRRIAADHPGALVVTVDCGISAVAEAHLARELGLELIITDHHTIGAELPSADVLVHPRLPGGSYPFGDLCGAAVAFKLAWQICKSFGDGKKASPHLRDYLVRSLGLVAMATVADVVPLKDENRILVRHGLAGVMGSPTTGMRALMRVANCLNRSKLTAGTVGFSLAPRINAAGRLERAMRAVEMLTTDDDALADLIADELNAVNQRRQEVEREIVQQAQEQIRSEGGLKERGAIVLGRKEWHPGVIGIVASRLVEIYHRPTILVAFGEEFAQGSARSVPGFNIYEAIQDCAEGLIGFGGHSAAAGVRMAEAHFPTFAERFDSRCRTLLTPELRERVLTIDAEVPLSMINLNVVQELERLEPHGMGNPRPLFLASQARIVGEPRAVGETKKHLQFKIGQGASVFKAIAWNLADKGKDLAHDVECSVVFHPCVDEWNGYRRVQLEIKDFVVSGLAPLPVEAAAALV, encoded by the coding sequence ATGTCGACCCGATGGCGAGTCCAACCCTTTGATCGCGACCAGATCGCCGCGCTGAGCCGAGGCGCGGGCATCCCCCCGCTGGTGGCTCAAGTGCTGATCAACCGCGGGGTCCGCGATCCCGAACGCGCCCGAGCCTTCCTCGAATCCCGCCTCAACGGGCTGAACGATCCCGAGAGCCTGCCGGGCGCCGTGGCCGCGGCCGATCGCGTGGTGAAGGCCGTTCGCGAGGACCGCTCGATCGTCATCTACGGCGATTACGACGTCGACGGCGTCTGCGGCGTGAGCGTCCTCTGGGCCGCCCTGAAGCTGGCGGGCTCGAAGCGGGTCGACTATTACATCCCGCATCGGGTCCAGGAAGGGTACGGCGTCAACGCCGAGGCCCTGCGGCGGATCGCCGCCGATCATCCGGGTGCCCTGGTCGTAACGGTCGATTGCGGCATCTCGGCCGTCGCCGAGGCCCATCTGGCCCGCGAGCTGGGGCTTGAACTCATCATCACCGACCACCACACGATCGGCGCGGAGCTTCCCTCGGCCGACGTCTTGGTCCATCCCCGCCTGCCGGGGGGGTCGTATCCATTCGGCGACCTCTGCGGCGCGGCGGTGGCTTTCAAGCTCGCCTGGCAGATCTGCAAGAGCTTCGGCGACGGCAAGAAGGCCTCGCCCCACCTCCGCGACTACCTGGTCCGCTCGCTCGGCCTGGTGGCGATGGCGACCGTCGCCGACGTCGTCCCCTTGAAGGACGAGAATCGGATCCTGGTGCGGCACGGACTCGCCGGGGTCATGGGTTCGCCGACGACGGGGATGCGCGCCTTGATGCGGGTCGCGAACTGCCTGAACCGCTCGAAGCTCACGGCCGGGACGGTGGGGTTCAGCCTGGCGCCCCGGATCAATGCGGCCGGCCGGCTGGAACGGGCCATGCGCGCCGTCGAGATGCTGACGACCGACGACGACGCGCTCGCCGACCTGATCGCCGACGAACTGAACGCCGTCAACCAGCGCCGTCAGGAGGTCGAGCGCGAGATCGTCCAGCAGGCCCAGGAGCAGATACGGTCGGAGGGGGGCCTGAAGGAGCGTGGGGCGATCGTCCTGGGCCGCAAGGAATGGCACCCGGGGGTGATCGGGATCGTCGCCAGTCGGCTGGTCGAGATCTACCACCGGCCCACGATCCTCGTGGCCTTCGGCGAGGAGTTCGCCCAGGGCTCCGCGCGGTCGGTGCCCGGCTTCAACATCTACGAGGCGATCCAGGACTGCGCCGAAGGCCTCATCGGCTTCGGCGGCCATTCCGCCGCGGCCGGCGTGCGGATGGCGGAAGCGCATTTCCCCACTTTCGCCGAGCGGTTCGATTCACGCTGTCGGACCCTCCTCACGCCGGAGCTGCGCGAACGCGTGCTCACCATCGACGCTGAGGTCCCGCTCTCGATGATCAACCTGAACGTCGTCCAGGAGCTGGAGCGGCTGGAGCCTCATGGGATGGGCAACCCCCGCCCCCTGTTCCTCGCCAGCCAGGCCCGGATCGTCGGCGAGCCGAGGGCCGTCGGAGAGACGAAGAAGCACCTCCAGTTCAAGATCGGGCAGGGGGCTTCCGTCTTCAAGGCGATCGCCTGGAACCTGGCCGACAAGGGCAAGGACCTCGCCCACGACGTCGAATGCAGCGTCGTCTTCCACCCCTGCGTCGACGAGTGGAACGGCTATCGTCGCGTGCAGCTCGAGATCAAGGACTTCGTCGTCTCGGGCCTGGCGCCGCTTCCCGTCGAGGCCGCAGCGGCCCTCGTCTGA
- a CDS encoding EF-hand domain-containing protein, translated as MRSRCANLAGLGMALGLTLVGPTFGDEPKTGAGKRLAGLFADLDVDNDGVLDKGEVAASAKPAFQKILAKGDANDDGKIDSKEFDALAEKVVAARKGEAKTKGVKAAKADAKAGDVAVGASAKGAAKGGERLKGLAERFKTQDADKDGRLSRDEFQGKPAAFERLDADHNGYLDKADLKALRGRRKSAKPDASN; from the coding sequence ATGCGATCGCGATGCGCGAATTTGGCGGGACTCGGCATGGCCCTCGGTCTAACGCTGGTCGGCCCCACGTTCGGTGATGAGCCCAAGACCGGCGCGGGCAAGCGCCTGGCCGGGCTTTTCGCGGATCTCGACGTCGACAACGACGGCGTCCTCGATAAAGGCGAGGTCGCCGCGAGCGCGAAGCCCGCCTTCCAGAAGATCCTCGCCAAGGGCGACGCGAACGACGACGGCAAGATCGACTCCAAGGAGTTCGACGCGCTGGCCGAGAAGGTCGTCGCCGCACGCAAAGGCGAAGCGAAGACGAAGGGCGTCAAGGCTGCGAAGGCCGACGCCAAGGCGGGCGACGTGGCCGTTGGGGCTTCGGCCAAGGGCGCTGCAAAAGGCGGCGAGCGGCTCAAGGGCCTCGCCGAGCGTTTCAAGACGCAGGACGCCGACAAGGACGGCCGGTTGAGCCGCGACGAGTTCCAGGGCAAGCCCGCCGCGTTCGAACGGCTCGACGCCGATCACAACGGCTATCTGGACAAGGCCGACCTCAAGGCCCTCCGCGGCCGGCGGAAGTCGGCCAAGCCCGACGCCTCGAACTGA
- a CDS encoding ROK family protein encodes MNAFDPRPPFYLGIDLGGTNIKSGVVEDTGRPLSSVSIETEADRGPEVGIENLAKAGRLAVEASGLRWDQISGVGLGSPGTMDLSRGMLLQPPNLPGWNQLPIRDLLAAKLDKPTILQNDANAAAYGEYWAGAGRNTRSLVLFTLGTGVGCGIITEGRIIEGRHSHGGECGHIIVQMENGRRCGCGAYGHLEAYASATALVKRAHDLLSEGSMKSVLREIPPDDLTSRAISEAADAGDPAARRLMKETAFYLAVGTVTLLHTIDPDIVLFGGGMIAAGQGFLEDIRQHVQKMAFPAVAKGTRIDYAELGGDAGFIGAAGCARDAFGR; translated from the coding sequence ATGAACGCGTTCGATCCCCGCCCGCCGTTCTACCTGGGCATCGACCTCGGGGGGACGAACATCAAGAGCGGGGTGGTCGAGGACACGGGGCGTCCGCTCTCGTCGGTCAGCATCGAGACCGAGGCCGACCGCGGACCCGAGGTCGGGATCGAGAATCTGGCGAAGGCCGGCCGCCTCGCCGTCGAGGCCAGCGGCCTGAGGTGGGACCAGATCTCGGGCGTCGGCCTGGGGTCGCCGGGCACGATGGACCTGTCGCGCGGCATGCTGCTGCAGCCGCCCAACCTGCCGGGATGGAACCAGCTGCCGATCCGCGACCTGCTGGCCGCGAAGCTCGACAAGCCGACGATCCTCCAGAACGACGCCAACGCCGCCGCCTACGGCGAGTATTGGGCCGGCGCGGGGCGGAACACCCGGAGCCTGGTGCTGTTCACGCTCGGCACCGGCGTCGGCTGCGGGATCATCACCGAGGGGCGGATCATCGAGGGCCGCCACAGCCACGGCGGCGAGTGCGGCCACATCATCGTCCAGATGGAAAACGGCCGGCGCTGCGGCTGTGGGGCGTACGGCCATCTGGAAGCCTACGCCTCCGCCACCGCCCTCGTGAAACGGGCCCACGACCTGCTGTCCGAAGGCTCGATGAAGAGCGTGCTCCGAGAAATCCCCCCCGACGACCTGACGAGTCGCGCGATCAGCGAGGCCGCCGACGCCGGCGACCCCGCCGCACGCCGGCTCATGAAGGAGACGGCGTTCTACCTGGCCGTCGGGACCGTGACGCTCCTGCACACGATCGACCCCGACATCGTCCTGTTCGGGGGGGGGATGATCGCCGCAGGCCAGGGCTTCCTGGAAGACATACGCCAGCACGTCCAGAAGATGGCCTTCCCAGCCGTCGCCAAGGGGACGCGGATCGACTACGCCGAGCTGGGCGGCGACGCCGGCTTCATCGGTGCGGCCGGCTGCGCCCGCGACGCCTTTGGACGTTGA
- a CDS encoding class I SAM-dependent methyltransferase, giving the protein MLRAYTENLSAAKRARLWLKYAMFPGTNWVSRDKSKVCRLFLTGTADAPVRTLDCGCGNAYFSHQAVIRGAQCLGITIHDWEKHHCEEMRSFLGLTEDQLSIRRASLETLTADPSEHGRFDQVLLLDVIEHILDAPKALRQIHDLLDEDGLVYITTPDRDWQGNADRIRVTRFEDGWHVRNGFTFEQLERVLEESGFEPVDRLRFGTLGSTVVTWIQHQIFRSRIDPLTVATFPLLKLISWCLSPWKDPHTIFVLARKKRPG; this is encoded by the coding sequence GTGCTCCGCGCCTACACCGAGAATCTGTCCGCAGCGAAGCGCGCCCGCCTCTGGCTCAAATACGCGATGTTCCCCGGCACCAACTGGGTCAGCCGGGACAAGTCGAAGGTCTGTCGATTGTTCCTCACGGGCACGGCCGACGCGCCCGTCCGCACCCTCGACTGCGGCTGCGGCAACGCCTATTTCTCCCACCAGGCCGTGATACGGGGCGCGCAGTGCCTGGGCATCACGATCCACGACTGGGAGAAGCATCATTGCGAGGAGATGCGCAGCTTCCTCGGCCTGACCGAGGATCAGCTCTCCATCCGCCGCGCCAGCCTCGAGACGCTGACCGCCGATCCTTCGGAACACGGGCGGTTCGATCAGGTCCTCCTGCTCGACGTCATCGAACACATCCTCGATGCGCCCAAGGCGCTCCGGCAGATCCACGACCTGCTGGACGAGGACGGCCTCGTCTACATCACCACGCCCGACCGCGACTGGCAGGGCAACGCCGATCGCATCCGCGTCACTCGGTTCGAGGACGGCTGGCACGTCCGCAACGGGTTCACCTTCGAGCAGCTCGAGCGGGTCCTGGAGGAATCGGGCTTCGAGCCCGTCGACCGACTCCGATTCGGCACGTTGGGATCGACGGTCGTGACCTGGATTCAGCACCAGATCTTCCGCTCCAGGATCGACCCGCTGACGGTCGCCACCTTCCCGCTCCTCAAGCTGATCTCCTGGTGCCTCTCGCCCTGGAAGGACCCTCATACGATCTTCGTGCTGGCCCGCAAAAAACGGCCTGGTTGA